Proteins encoded together in one Prevotella scopos JCM 17725 window:
- a CDS encoding polysaccharide deacetylase family protein: MILLSFDTEEFDVPREHGVDFSLEEGMKVSVEGTNRILDILKANNVCATFFCTGNFAELAPEVMERIKNEGHEVACHGVDHWQPKPEDVFRSKEIIERVTGVKVAGYRQPRMFPVSDEDIEKAGYLYNSSLNPAFIPGRYMHLTTPRTWFMQGKVMQIPASVSPHLRIPLFWLSMHNFPEWFYLRLVRQVLHHDGYFVTYFHPWEFYDLKSHPEFKMPFIIKNNSGHDLEQRLDRFIKAMKADKQEFITYVDFVNRQKK, from the coding sequence ATGATATTACTAAGCTTCGATACGGAAGAGTTTGATGTACCTCGCGAACATGGGGTAGATTTCTCGCTTGAAGAAGGTATGAAGGTATCAGTAGAGGGTACGAATCGCATCCTCGACATACTGAAGGCGAATAACGTTTGCGCTACCTTCTTCTGCACGGGCAACTTTGCTGAACTGGCGCCAGAAGTCATGGAGCGCATAAAAAACGAAGGTCACGAGGTCGCTTGTCATGGTGTTGACCACTGGCAACCCAAGCCTGAGGACGTTTTCCGTTCTAAGGAAATCATCGAACGTGTAACAGGTGTGAAAGTTGCGGGCTATCGTCAGCCACGTATGTTCCCTGTATCAGATGAGGATATAGAGAAGGCTGGCTACCTTTATAACTCTTCTTTGAACCCTGCTTTCATACCGGGGCGATATATGCACCTCACCACTCCACGCACATGGTTTATGCAAGGAAAGGTCATGCAGATACCTGCCAGCGTTAGTCCTCACCTGCGCATCCCGCTCTTTTGGCTGTCTATGCACAACTTCCCAGAGTGGTTCTATCTTCGTTTAGTTCGACAAGTATTGCACCATGATGGCTATTTCGTGACCTATTTCCACCCATGGGAGTTCTATGATCTCAAGTCACATCCAGAGTTTAAGATGCCATTTATCATTAAGAACAACAGTGGACACGATTTAGAACAGCGTCTCGACCGCTTTATCAAGGCAATGAAGGCAGACAAGCAGGAGTTTATTACCTACGTTGACTTTGTCAACCGCCAGAAGAAATAA
- a CDS encoding T9SS type A sorting domain-containing protein has protein sequence MKNKVILLMLLFVFTYTKAQGQTVVYTYNAQGSCTSRVIRGTLLKAKKALKTSTDTKLLKVDLSPAPTFQDQLSISIVGLPSDHNLSYIMANVSGQVVFNDLIGNGTTTLTTTNLPKGIYIVKVSGEDFEKSYKLLKN, from the coding sequence ATGAAAAATAAAGTTATTTTACTGATGTTGCTGTTTGTCTTTACTTATACTAAGGCACAGGGGCAGACGGTTGTTTACACATATAATGCACAAGGTAGTTGTACTTCCCGGGTTATTAGGGGAACACTTCTCAAAGCCAAGAAAGCCCTAAAAACTTCTACAGACACGAAACTGTTAAAAGTAGACCTCTCTCCAGCACCAACTTTTCAAGATCAACTTTCTATCTCAATTGTGGGATTGCCTTCAGACCATAATTTATCATACATCATGGCAAATGTATCAGGTCAAGTTGTCTTCAATGATTTAATTGGGAATGGAACTACTACCTTAACGACTACAAACCTGCCAAAAGGAATTTACATTGTTAAAGTAAGTGGAGAGGACTTTGAAAAATCATATAAATTGCTTAAAAATTAG